A section of the Triticum dicoccoides isolate Atlit2015 ecotype Zavitan chromosome 7A, WEW_v2.0, whole genome shotgun sequence genome encodes:
- the LOC119329664 gene encoding haloacid dehalogenase-like hydrolase domain-containing protein Sgpp: protein MYSSYGPHLAARRRLGPTCRSQTRQREEEEEEEKEEPQKTRTAAQQVRDRSIGSNSVRPCYKTSHRPVPKFLLRLPAFRDRQSPALHNNHRQQAPEHAAAISRPPTTRAMASTNGGAVSPLAATVPVEAVLFDIDGTLCDSDPLHHIAFQELLLAIGYNNGVPIDDEFFINNIAGRSDAEAAQNLFPDWPLEKGLKFLEDKDVKYRSLAMERLEPVKGLHKVVQWVKDHGYKRAAVTNAPRINAELMIKLLGLSDFFQAVIVGGECEKPKPAPFPYLKALKELGVSAAHTFIFEDSASGTRAGVAAGMPVVAVSTRNPEKSLQEAGAALIISDYEDQKLWNTLEEIDREEAKLKTGGA from the exons ATGTACTCATCATATGGGCCCCACCTGGCAGCGAGACGGCGCCTTGGCCCCACGTGCAGGTCGCAAACAAgacagagagaggaggaggaggaggaggagaaagaggagccGCAGAAGACGAGGACAGCAGCCCAACAAGTCAGGGATCGATCGATCGGATCCAACTCTGTCCGTCCGTGCTATAAGACGAGCCACCGCCCGGTTCCCAAATTCCTCCTCCGTCTGCCTGCCTTCCGCGACCGCCAGAGTCCTGCACTCCACAACAACCATCGACAACAAGCGCCCGAGCACGCGGCCGCGATCTctcgcccacccaccacccgcgCCATGGCTTCCACCAATGGCGGCGCCGTCAG TCCTCTTGCAGCGACCGTTCCAGTTGAGGCGGTTCTGTTTGACATTGATGGTACCTTGTGCGACTCGGATCCTCTTCATCACATCGCTTTCCAAGAATTGCTTCTTGCG ATTGGGTACAACAATGGTGTGCCGATTGACGATGAGTTCTTCATAAACAACATCGCTGGAAGAAGCGATGCTGAAGCTGCCCAGAATTTGTTCCCAGACTGGCCCCTCGAAAAGGGGCTGAAATTCCTAGAGGACAAAGACGTCAAATACAGAAG TTTGGCGATGGAGCGCCTAGAGCCTGTAAAGGGCCTCCACAAGGTGGTTCAGTGGGTGAAAGATCACGGCTACAAGCGTGCCGCAGTAACCAATGCCCCAAGGATCAATGCAGAGCTCATGATCAAACTTCTTGGTCTATCAGACTTCTTCCAGGCCGTGATTGTTGGAGGTGAATGCGAGAAGCCAAAACCCGCCCCCTTTCCATACCTGAAGGCCCTCAAGGAGCTCGGAGTGTCCGCAGCACACACCTTCATCTTTGAG GATTCTGCTTCAGGGACACGCGCAGGTGTTGCCGCCGGAATGCCCGTCGTCGCCGTCTCGACGAGGAACCCGGAGAAGTCCCTACAGGAAGCTGGGGCCGCATTGATCATCAGTGACTATGAAGACCAGAAGCTGTGGAACACGCTCGAAGAGATTGATAGGGAGGAAGCGAAGCTAAAGACTGGTGGAGCCTGA